One Sodalis praecaptivus DNA segment encodes these proteins:
- a CDS encoding alpha/beta hydrolase: MARKHFVVGAFPPENTPFGQGTDIALWHGKPPGGGGPVGSELLTVRGSLSNVVNPSLRIFQPKRPAGKAVLIAAGGGYKRIEMGKEAWLAARWLTRIGYTAYVLTYRLPAENWHDGSVVALQDAQRALRIVRSREKHVSVLGFSAGGHLMGMAVTRANFRSYPEHDALDRTHAYADRAALIYPVITLERPYTHTSTHKVLVGPHASEQENAKWSVQNFVTSRTPPIFLVQAEDDPVSDPHNTQIMAAACKREHVPVEMHKYSSGGHGFGLGRPGTPTVEWPAHYQRWLGEV, encoded by the coding sequence TTGGCCCGTAAGCACTTTGTTGTCGGGGCATTTCCACCTGAGAATACGCCTTTCGGTCAAGGGACCGATATTGCATTATGGCATGGAAAACCACCCGGGGGCGGAGGTCCCGTTGGAAGTGAATTGCTTACCGTCAGAGGGAGCCTGAGCAATGTGGTAAATCCTTCTTTGCGGATATTTCAGCCCAAACGACCGGCAGGTAAGGCTGTATTGATAGCGGCGGGGGGCGGTTATAAACGCATTGAAATGGGAAAGGAAGCCTGGCTAGCCGCCCGTTGGCTGACTAGGATCGGTTACACGGCTTATGTACTGACCTATCGTTTGCCTGCAGAGAACTGGCATGATGGCAGTGTGGTCGCTCTGCAGGATGCCCAGCGCGCGTTACGTATCGTGCGCAGTCGCGAAAAACACGTCAGCGTTCTGGGTTTTTCAGCCGGCGGGCACCTGATGGGCATGGCGGTGACCCGTGCAAATTTCCGATCCTATCCAGAGCATGACGCACTGGACAGAACCCACGCTTATGCAGACCGTGCAGCACTGATCTATCCGGTGATTACTCTTGAGCGCCCCTACACCCACACCTCAACGCACAAAGTACTGGTTGGTCCACATGCGAGTGAGCAGGAAAATGCTAAATGGTCCGTACAGAATTTTGTCACTTCACGTACCCCCCCTATATTCTTGGTTCAGGCAGAAGATGATCCTGTATCTGATCCACATAATACGCAGATCATGGCGGCAGCCTGCAAACGTGAACACGTGCCCGTGGAGATGCACAAATACTCTTCTGGAGGCCATGGTTTTGGCCTAGGTAGACCTGGAACCCCTACGGTTGAGTGGCCCGCGCATTACCAGAGATGGCTTGGTGAAGTGTAA
- a CDS encoding ABC transporter permease, with the protein MDFEFLRDTLMQLLPGVPLTLELAIGSVALGFFLALLLALMRLSGVWILDTIARLYVFAFRGSPLLVQMFLIYYGLGQFPAVRESVLWPILREPYWCALLSLTLCTAAYASEIIRGGLLSVPGGHIEAAYACGMTRQKVFRRIILPVAMRQALPAYGNEMISMVKSTSLASIITLMEITGIAAGIIAETYRALEVFLVAGALYLAINLVLTRLLQWLEYRLTPHLRPQQNLSYVKNTRHAS; encoded by the coding sequence ATGGATTTTGAATTTTTACGCGACACGCTGATGCAGCTCTTGCCCGGCGTCCCGTTGACGCTTGAACTGGCGATCGGCTCGGTGGCGCTGGGATTTTTCCTTGCCCTACTGTTGGCGCTGATGCGTCTGAGCGGCGTGTGGATCCTGGACACCATCGCCCGCCTTTACGTCTTCGCCTTTCGCGGCTCGCCGCTGCTGGTACAGATGTTTCTCATATATTATGGCCTGGGGCAGTTCCCCGCCGTGCGCGAAAGCGTGCTCTGGCCCATCCTGCGTGAGCCCTACTGGTGCGCGCTGCTCTCGCTAACCCTGTGCACCGCCGCTTACGCCAGCGAAATTATCCGCGGCGGCCTGCTGTCGGTGCCGGGGGGACACATTGAAGCCGCCTATGCCTGCGGTATGACCCGGCAAAAGGTGTTCCGCCGCATTATTTTGCCGGTGGCGATGCGCCAGGCGCTGCCCGCCTACGGTAACGAAATGATTTCCATGGTTAAATCCACCTCGTTGGCCTCAATCATTACCCTGATGGAGATAACCGGCATCGCCGCCGGCATCATCGCTGAAACCTACCGCGCGCTCGAAGTGTTTTTGGTGGCGGGGGCGCTGTATTTGGCGATTAATCTGGTGCTGACTCGTTTGCTGCAATGGTTGGAATACCGGCTGACGCCGCATTTACGACCGCAACAGAACCTCTCTTACGTAAAAAATACGCGGCATGCTTCCTGA
- a CDS encoding gluconokinase → MSEPFCVLAIDIGSSSLRVGLFTAQGEPLGECVRRHYALDTAPNGEATLDAERIFAYLFSALDEVHAGLAAHRRVKAVGISTFWHSLTGIDAQQETTLPIITWADSRAAHEAAALKYSGVARHLHALTGCPVHSSFWPARLRWLANEQQAAFARTRHWLSLSDLLFLRLFGTLSTSLSMASGTGLLDSNRRCWSPLAMSLAHIKVERLPDISDAPCQGLRSPWAARWPAFAAIPWYPAWGDGACSNIGAGAHDAQALVLMLGTSGSLRRVWRGEKMMLSDGGLWCYRIDGQRFAGGMALSEGGNAAAWARRFLTAAADEDLDRQAAAMAPAAHGLTVLPYFLGARSPEWSEGRTAAILGITAATGPAEIYRATLESVGLRFASLKQRLDSAWPGQRQLIATGGGFLQSRIWAQIVADCLGEPLSVSAIEEGSLRGAALLVLEKYIDIRSIASPIARVVEPDLRAHEIYQQAKRRQLDYDNAIIQTLKRRLEELE, encoded by the coding sequence ATGTCTGAGCCATTTTGCGTCCTTGCCATCGATATCGGCTCGTCCTCGCTACGCGTAGGTCTGTTCACGGCACAGGGGGAGCCGCTGGGAGAGTGCGTACGGCGGCACTATGCGCTGGACACCGCACCGAATGGAGAAGCCACGCTAGACGCCGAGCGGATTTTCGCTTACCTGTTTTCCGCGCTGGATGAGGTTCATGCGGGTTTAGCGGCCCATCGCCGCGTCAAAGCGGTCGGCATTAGCACCTTCTGGCATAGTCTGACGGGGATCGACGCGCAGCAGGAAACGACCTTGCCCATCATTACCTGGGCCGATAGCCGCGCGGCCCATGAAGCGGCGGCGTTGAAATACTCAGGCGTCGCCCGGCATTTGCACGCGCTAACGGGCTGCCCCGTTCACTCCAGTTTCTGGCCGGCGCGTCTGCGCTGGCTGGCAAACGAGCAACAGGCGGCATTCGCCCGCACCCGTCACTGGCTGTCGTTATCCGATCTGCTCTTTCTGCGCCTGTTTGGAACGCTGTCCACCTCGTTATCCATGGCGTCCGGCACCGGGCTGCTGGATAGCAACCGGCGTTGCTGGTCGCCGCTGGCGATGTCGCTGGCGCATATCAAGGTGGAACGCCTGCCGGACATTAGCGATGCCCCGTGTCAGGGGCTGCGTTCGCCTTGGGCGGCGCGCTGGCCCGCGTTTGCCGCTATTCCGTGGTATCCCGCTTGGGGTGACGGCGCCTGTTCCAATATCGGCGCCGGCGCCCACGATGCGCAAGCGCTGGTGCTGATGTTGGGCACCAGCGGATCTCTGCGTCGGGTGTGGCGGGGCGAAAAAATGATGCTGTCCGACGGCGGTCTTTGGTGCTACCGAATAGATGGTCAACGCTTCGCGGGAGGCATGGCCTTGTCGGAAGGCGGCAATGCCGCCGCCTGGGCGCGGCGTTTTCTTACCGCCGCGGCCGACGAGGATCTCGACAGACAGGCGGCGGCCATGGCGCCCGCCGCACACGGGCTTACGGTGCTGCCCTATTTCCTGGGCGCCCGCAGCCCGGAATGGTCGGAGGGGCGCACCGCCGCGATCCTCGGCATCACGGCGGCCACCGGGCCCGCGGAGATTTACCGCGCCACGCTTGAGAGCGTCGGGTTACGCTTTGCCAGCCTAAAACAGCGGCTGGACAGCGCCTGGCCGGGGCAGCGCCAATTGATCGCCACCGGCGGAGGATTTTTGCAATCGCGTATCTGGGCGCAGATCGTGGCCGATTGCCTGGGAGAACCGTTATCGGTATCCGCCATCGAAGAAGGTTCACTGAGAGGCGCGGCGTTGCTGGTGTTAGAAAAATACATTGATATCCGCAGCATCGCATCCCCGATAGCGCGCGTGGTTGAGCCCGATCTACGGGCGCATGAAATCTATCAACAGGCCAAACGGCGGCAACTCGATTACGATAATGCGATTATTCAGACGTTAAAACGGCGCCTGGAGGAGTTGGAATAG
- a CDS encoding M20 family metallopeptidase — protein sequence MDASTPVSTPSTAQPDSRTLEEIWSLIEASRAQFCALSDSIWATPELNYAEVQSSAQIAAMLEQQGFRIERGIAGIPTAMVGEAGEGGPVIAILGEYDALPGLSQQADVAEPRPVTAGGNGHGCGHHLLGSAALQAASAVKDFLAARNLPGRVRFYGCPAEEGGSAKGFMVRAGVFDDVDIAISWHPNAFSGVIEANSLACNEINYHFSGRAAHASASPHLGRSALDAVELMNVGVNYMREHMPSSARIHYAVTDTGGHSPNVVQARATVRYLIRARELPALQQLVKRVDNIAAGAALMSETTVTSQVLSGDANLIGNSLLEERMQAHLELLGPPPFSEAERDYAARFQQTLSQDDLKSAYDRYGLPVDYHRPLCDFVLPLRRPYSDMVGSTDVGSVSWVVPTVQVYGATYAIGTPGHSWQLVAQGKAAAAHKGMIHAAKIMASTAVDLLQHPELIAQAKAEHRARLNGVEFINPIPEGVAPPFPDND from the coding sequence ATGGACGCCAGCACCCCGGTATCTACCCCATCAACCGCACAGCCGGACAGCCGCACGCTGGAAGAAATCTGGTCGCTCATCGAAGCCAGCCGCGCGCAATTTTGCGCGCTAAGCGACAGCATCTGGGCCACACCCGAACTGAATTACGCCGAGGTGCAATCGTCGGCGCAGATCGCGGCAATGCTGGAACAGCAGGGGTTCCGTATCGAACGCGGTATTGCGGGTATCCCTACCGCCATGGTCGGGGAAGCCGGTGAGGGCGGCCCGGTCATTGCAATATTGGGTGAGTATGATGCGCTACCGGGGCTCAGCCAGCAGGCGGATGTGGCGGAACCCCGGCCGGTGACAGCGGGCGGCAACGGTCACGGCTGCGGCCATCATTTGCTGGGCAGTGCGGCGTTACAGGCCGCCAGCGCGGTCAAAGACTTTCTAGCCGCCCGGAATCTGCCGGGGCGGGTGCGATTCTACGGCTGTCCGGCGGAAGAGGGCGGCTCCGCCAAAGGATTTATGGTGCGCGCGGGGGTGTTCGATGATGTGGACATCGCCATCAGTTGGCACCCCAACGCCTTCAGCGGGGTAATAGAAGCGAATTCCCTGGCCTGTAATGAAATTAACTACCACTTCAGCGGTCGGGCCGCCCATGCCTCCGCCAGCCCGCACCTGGGCCGCAGCGCGCTGGATGCGGTCGAACTGATGAACGTCGGCGTCAATTATATGCGCGAGCATATGCCCAGCTCGGCGCGTATCCATTATGCGGTTACCGATACCGGCGGTCATTCGCCCAATGTCGTGCAGGCGCGGGCAACGGTACGCTATTTGATCCGCGCGCGCGAACTGCCGGCGTTGCAGCAATTGGTCAAGCGAGTCGACAACATTGCCGCCGGCGCGGCGCTGATGAGCGAAACCACCGTTACCAGCCAGGTGCTGAGCGGCGATGCGAATCTTATCGGCAATAGCCTGCTGGAAGAGCGCATGCAGGCGCACCTGGAATTGTTGGGACCGCCGCCTTTCTCTGAAGCGGAGCGCGATTATGCCGCGCGTTTCCAGCAGACCCTCAGTCAGGACGATCTGAAAAGCGCCTATGACCGCTATGGCCTGCCGGTGGATTATCACCGACCGCTGTGCGATTTCGTCTTGCCGCTGCGCCGTCCCTATAGCGACATGGTTGGCTCCACCGATGTGGGTAGCGTGAGCTGGGTGGTGCCGACCGTGCAGGTTTATGGCGCCACCTACGCCATCGGCACGCCGGGGCATTCTTGGCAATTGGTGGCGCAGGGCAAAGCCGCCGCGGCCCATAAAGGAATGATCCATGCCGCCAAGATTATGGCCAGCACCGCCGTCGATCTGCTACAGCACCCTGAATTAATTGCGCAGGCGAAAGCGGAACATCGCGCCAGGCTTAATGGCGTTGAGTTTATTAACCCGATCCCCGAGGGCGTGGCGCCGCCGTTCCCCGACAATGACTGA
- a CDS encoding ABC transporter permease: MQTINFWQLVSFGEHGWGAMLLSGMAVTIALSLCGFVLSAVIGALVAWAKIAGNAPLRIAGDIYTTVLRGIPDLLVIYLFYFGGSSLLSALGGLFHADGFIAFPGFLAGMLAVGITAGAQQTEVFRGAYRAISPGELEAAVACGMVRATRLRRIIAPLTLRFALPAMGNVWQLVLKESALISVTGVAELLTQAQTGSGSTGRPFDFYIAAALLYLLISALSGWSLRKAEHHYSRGATR; encoded by the coding sequence ATGCAAACGATCAACTTTTGGCAATTGGTAAGCTTCGGCGAACACGGCTGGGGCGCCATGCTGCTGTCGGGCATGGCGGTGACCATTGCGCTTTCACTGTGCGGCTTCGTGCTCAGTGCGGTCATCGGCGCGCTGGTGGCCTGGGCCAAAATCGCCGGAAACGCGCCGCTGCGTATTGCGGGCGACATCTATACCACGGTACTGCGCGGTATTCCCGACCTGCTGGTGATTTATCTGTTTTACTTTGGCGGCAGCAGCCTGCTTAGCGCCCTCGGTGGGCTTTTCCACGCGGATGGTTTCATCGCCTTTCCCGGCTTTCTGGCCGGTATGCTGGCGGTCGGCATCACCGCCGGCGCCCAGCAAACCGAAGTTTTCCGCGGCGCCTACCGGGCCATCTCCCCCGGCGAACTGGAGGCGGCGGTGGCCTGCGGTATGGTGCGCGCGACCCGGCTGCGACGCATTATCGCGCCGCTTACGCTGCGCTTCGCGCTACCGGCCATGGGAAACGTTTGGCAACTGGTGTTAAAGGAATCGGCGCTTATCTCGGTGACCGGCGTCGCCGAACTGCTGACCCAGGCGCAAACCGGTTCCGGATCCACCGGCCGGCCGTTTGATTTTTACATCGCCGCCGCGCTGTTGTATCTGCTTATCTCCGCACTGTCCGGCTGGTCCCTGCGTAAGGCGGAACATCACTACTCACGGGGTGCGACACGCTGA
- a CDS encoding MurR/RpiR family transcriptional regulator, producing the protein MAGLDVPLEKVRLRLEAVRTLLTPTERKLASFILQHADDVIHQTISELAAAAQVSIATVTRLAQNSGYSGYTQLRVLLAKDLTLLPVSSLDSELQVSDEVSAIRDKLVLATCYSLQDTQKMIDAERLLAAAKMIAAAGRIDIYGIGGSATVAIDLRHKLLKLGRAVATYADNDLMMISSSSLRACDLAVGISHTGRSEPVVAALVNAAQTGAQTLALTHDALSPLAKAATLTLSYSARTTVFSSDSMTGRMAQLMLADILYTIIGFSHFEQSASRVQHVDSQAVKRRLNN; encoded by the coding sequence ATGGCGGGATTAGATGTTCCTTTGGAAAAGGTGCGCCTGCGCCTAGAAGCGGTACGCACGCTGCTGACGCCCACCGAGCGCAAACTGGCGTCGTTCATTTTACAACATGCCGACGATGTTATTCATCAAACGATTTCTGAATTGGCGGCGGCGGCGCAGGTGAGTATCGCCACCGTCACGCGCCTGGCGCAAAACAGCGGTTATAGCGGTTATACCCAGCTACGGGTATTGCTGGCGAAGGATTTGACGCTACTGCCGGTGTCGAGTTTGGACAGCGAGTTGCAGGTCAGTGACGAGGTGAGCGCCATTCGCGACAAGCTGGTGTTGGCCACCTGCTACTCCCTGCAGGATACGCAAAAAATGATCGATGCGGAGAGGCTGCTGGCGGCGGCGAAGATGATTGCCGCGGCGGGGCGCATCGATATCTACGGTATCGGAGGGAGTGCCACCGTGGCGATTGATTTACGCCATAAGCTGCTCAAACTGGGACGGGCCGTGGCGACCTATGCGGATAATGACCTGATGATGATCTCCTCATCCTCGCTGAGAGCCTGCGACCTGGCGGTGGGCATCAGCCATACGGGGCGATCCGAACCGGTCGTGGCCGCCCTGGTGAATGCAGCCCAAACCGGTGCACAAACGCTTGCGCTAACGCATGACGCGCTCTCGCCGCTGGCAAAAGCGGCGACCTTAACGCTCAGCTATTCGGCGCGCACCACGGTTTTCTCCAGCGATTCGATGACCGGCAGGATGGCACAGTTGATGCTTGCCGATATTTTATACACCATTATCGGGTTTTCCCATTTTGAACAGTCCGCCTCGCGGGTACAGCACGTCGACAGCCAGGCGGTGAAGCGGCGGCTCAATAACTGA
- a CDS encoding MFS transporter: MNQDIIKNTPQTDIPDSETSAIKKMRLRLIPYLLLLYAIAYLDRTNISYAALEMNKELGINPAQFGMLASIFFIGYFLFEVPSNIALHKFGARKWIARILVTWGIVAVGTAFVTHVSHIYLLRFLLGAAEAGFFPGIAFYLTYWFPRKHRAGAMATFFLAQILCTCLGAPLSGWIMDNVSALGMAGWRWMILLEGFPAIVLGFATLIVLRDGPQDVKWLSQDEKRWVREALEDENRHSPAPEMRWWKILANRHVLYLAITYVWIVMAIYGITFWMPTIIKGFQNHFSNTVIGFLVVIPTLVGGLAMLINGWHSDKTMERKWHVITVVLIGAVGMFLLAITTNTWLSMLWLCLIAVAAYGYIGVWWTIPTSFLTGLSAAVGLAAINSVGNLGGFFGPLIVGMLVNFTGTSRAGLLFLCASFIIGAVMLAAFKPPVKK, from the coding sequence ATGAACCAGGATATTATAAAAAACACACCTCAAACAGATATTCCCGACAGCGAGACCTCGGCAATTAAAAAAATGCGGCTGCGGCTGATCCCTTATTTGTTGCTTTTATACGCCATTGCCTATTTGGACAGGACCAACATCAGCTATGCCGCGTTGGAGATGAATAAAGAGCTGGGTATTAATCCAGCTCAATTTGGCATGCTCGCCAGTATCTTTTTTATTGGGTATTTTCTTTTTGAGGTCCCAAGCAATATTGCCTTGCATAAATTTGGCGCGCGCAAATGGATAGCGCGTATTTTGGTTACCTGGGGCATCGTAGCGGTGGGCACCGCCTTTGTGACCCACGTTAGCCACATTTATCTATTGCGCTTTTTGCTCGGCGCCGCCGAAGCGGGATTCTTCCCCGGCATCGCATTTTATCTTACCTACTGGTTTCCCCGCAAACACCGTGCGGGGGCCATGGCGACCTTTTTTCTGGCGCAAATTCTTTGTACCTGTCTCGGCGCACCGCTAAGCGGCTGGATTATGGACAATGTCAGCGCTCTGGGTATGGCCGGCTGGCGCTGGATGATCCTGCTGGAAGGCTTTCCCGCGATCGTCCTCGGCTTCGCGACCCTTATCGTGCTGCGCGACGGACCTCAGGATGTAAAATGGCTGAGTCAGGACGAAAAACGCTGGGTGCGCGAAGCGCTGGAAGACGAAAACCGCCATTCACCCGCGCCCGAAATGCGTTGGTGGAAAATATTGGCAAATCGCCACGTGCTTTACTTGGCGATAACCTATGTCTGGATCGTTATGGCGATTTACGGCATTACGTTCTGGATGCCAACCATTATCAAAGGGTTTCAAAATCATTTTTCCAATACCGTCATTGGCTTTTTGGTGGTGATACCCACGCTGGTCGGCGGGTTGGCTATGCTTATTAACGGCTGGCATTCAGATAAGACCATGGAGCGAAAATGGCATGTGATTACCGTGGTGTTAATTGGCGCGGTAGGGATGTTTTTACTCGCTATCACCACTAACACCTGGTTGTCTATGCTGTGGCTCTGTCTGATTGCCGTAGCCGCCTACGGCTATATTGGCGTGTGGTGGACCATTCCAACCTCATTCCTGACCGGGCTCTCCGCCGCCGTGGGGCTTGCCGCTATCAATTCCGTGGGAAACCTGGGCGGATTCTTTGGCCCTTTAATCGTCGGTATGCTGGTTAATTTCACCGGCACATCCCGCGCGGGTCTGCTGTTTTTGTGCGCCTCATTTATCATTGGTGCGGTAATGCTGGCGGCATTCAAACCGCCGGTGAAAAAATAG
- a CDS encoding transporter substrate-binding domain-containing protein, translating to MKLSTMVCALCMTATLLGSVSAQAAEGKKWTTVRIGTEGAFRPFNFTKPDGTLDGFEIDLYKVLCKSMQVTCEIVVQPFTGMIPALQAGKFDAIMSGMSATDKRRQVIDFSVPYSNSGQTFATLKNSPLAKLPDTGMRFSLTKDEAGAIKELDKIKPALQDKVIGVQTASIAATFLNKYLQGVVKVREYKTTEEHDLDLAAGRVDLVIASVTYLNGAREKPGNANMVLAGPQFIGGLLGSGSAIGLRKSDPELKKMFDDAIMKAKQDGTLKTLGLKWFGQDITPQ from the coding sequence ATGAAATTATCCACGATGGTTTGCGCGCTGTGTATGACGGCGACGCTGTTGGGCAGCGTTAGCGCACAGGCCGCGGAAGGGAAAAAATGGACCACGGTGCGCATTGGCACCGAAGGGGCATTCCGACCGTTTAATTTTACCAAACCGGATGGCACGCTTGATGGTTTTGAAATTGATTTGTATAAGGTGCTCTGCAAATCGATGCAGGTGACATGTGAGATTGTCGTCCAGCCCTTTACTGGCATGATCCCGGCGCTGCAGGCCGGCAAATTCGACGCGATTATGTCCGGGATGTCGGCGACCGACAAGCGTCGGCAGGTGATTGATTTTTCGGTGCCCTACAGCAATTCGGGCCAGACCTTCGCCACCCTGAAAAACAGTCCGCTGGCCAAATTACCGGATACCGGCATGCGTTTTTCGCTGACCAAAGATGAAGCGGGGGCGATAAAGGAGCTGGATAAAATCAAACCCGCTTTGCAGGATAAGGTCATCGGTGTTCAGACCGCCTCGATTGCCGCCACTTTTCTGAATAAATATCTGCAGGGCGTGGTGAAGGTGCGGGAATATAAAACCACCGAAGAGCACGATCTGGACCTGGCCGCCGGCCGCGTAGATCTGGTTATCGCCTCCGTGACCTATTTAAATGGCGCGCGGGAAAAACCCGGCAACGCCAATATGGTCCTGGCAGGGCCGCAATTTATTGGCGGCCTGCTGGGCAGCGGTTCGGCTATCGGCCTGCGTAAATCCGATCCTGAACTGAAGAAAATGTTTGACGATGCCATCATGAAGGCCAAGCAGGATGGTACTCTGAAGACGCTAGGTCTGAAGTGGTTTGGCCAGGATATTACGCCGCAATAA
- a CDS encoding carbohydrate porin — MPIPHYSLRPKRGAWPVMAWSTWRPTGISRPRCWRSTAQTDIGGDDYRWLTINARLMQDINDNVVLAYAASWQYRDLDPNGYQEYQKGHGNFYKLTFAPTFRASNISPFFTRPKLHLFATWMNWDNALDNDSPNDILGQNDFASGGE; from the coding sequence GTGCCGATCCCGCATTACTCTCTCAGGCCAAAACGCGGCGCCTGGCCAGTTATGGCATGGTCAACGTGGCGCCCAACTGGGATTTCGCGCCCTCGCTGCTGGCGCAGCACAGCGCAGACCGATATAGGGGGCGATGATTACCGCTGGCTCACGATCAATGCCCGACTGATGCAGGACATTAACGATAATGTTGTCTTAGCTTATGCAGCGTCCTGGCAATACAGGGATCTCGATCCTAACGGCTATCAGGAATACCAAAAAGGACACGGCAATTTTTATAAACTGACCTTTGCGCCGACCTTCCGCGCCAGCAATATTTCGCCGTTCTTTACCCGTCCAAAATTGCATCTGTTTGCCACCTGGATGAACTGGGATAACGCGCTGGATAATGACAGCCCGAACGACATATTGGGGCAAAATGATTTCGCCTCGGGCGGGGAGTGA
- the hxlB gene encoding 6-phospho-3-hexuloisomerase gives MSTVSLTQRLQQVARELSKMAQAINDEQLSQLAEAINRTPRVFLSGQGRSGLMVKAIAIRLMHIGLAVYVAGESNTPAIAAGDLLIAVTSSAKTPVTLSHIAAARQAGAAVALISSSPTPALQVDHYVSLPARKEVATDQHAGSLFEQSLLITGDAIAWKLQHLRTQSDAELDKRHANLQ, from the coding sequence ATGAGCACAGTTTCACTAACGCAGCGCCTGCAACAAGTCGCCCGCGAGCTTAGCAAGATGGCGCAAGCGATTAACGATGAGCAGTTATCACAGCTTGCCGAGGCCATCAACCGCACGCCGCGGGTGTTTTTAAGCGGCCAGGGCCGCTCGGGTTTGATGGTGAAAGCCATCGCCATCCGTCTCATGCATATCGGTCTTGCGGTGTATGTTGCCGGCGAAAGCAATACGCCGGCCATTGCGGCGGGTGATTTGCTGATTGCCGTCACTTCCTCCGCCAAAACGCCGGTAACCCTTTCCCACATTGCGGCAGCCCGGCAGGCAGGGGCCGCGGTGGCGCTTATCAGTTCGTCGCCGACGCCGGCGTTACAGGTGGACCACTATGTCTCCCTGCCGGCGCGCAAGGAGGTCGCCACCGATCAGCACGCGGGATCTTTATTTGAACAATCTTTATTAATCACCGGCGATGCTATCGCCTGGAAACTCCAGCACCTCCGCACGCAAAGCGACGCGGAATTGGATAAACGGCACGCTAACCTGCAATAG
- a CDS encoding RNA polymerase sigma factor, protein MTKAAERRRDLVAALRGCQHRLRAFIAGRTSNIADAEDVYQEITYQLIKADSYLHPIEQVAAWLFRAARNELIDRSRKKRERLFSDEFDSDWPEGDELAEVLFDSQDDAENHYLRQLILTELELALADMSPQQREAFAKTELQGYSFKALADETGIAVETLLSRKHQAVLFLRLRLQGLYDAVIGDE, encoded by the coding sequence ATGACTAAGGCCGCGGAACGGCGCCGTGATCTGGTGGCTGCGCTACGCGGCTGCCAGCATCGGCTGCGGGCGTTCATCGCCGGACGTACCAGCAATATCGCCGATGCGGAAGATGTTTATCAGGAAATAACCTATCAATTAATCAAAGCCGATAGCTATCTGCACCCGATCGAGCAGGTCGCCGCCTGGCTGTTTCGCGCCGCCCGCAATGAGCTTATCGACCGGTCGCGCAAAAAGCGCGAACGGTTATTCTCCGACGAATTCGATAGCGACTGGCCCGAGGGTGACGAGCTGGCGGAAGTGTTATTCGATTCACAAGATGACGCCGAAAATCACTATTTACGTCAGTTGATTTTGACAGAGTTGGAGCTGGCGCTGGCGGATATGTCGCCCCAACAGCGCGAAGCGTTTGCAAAGACCGAACTACAGGGGTATTCCTTCAAAGCATTGGCCGACGAAACCGGCATCGCCGTGGAAACGTTACTTTCGCGTAAGCATCAGGCGGTGCTGTTTTTACGTCTGCGGCTACAGGGGCTTTATGACGCGGTAATTGGCGATGAATAA